In Zingiber officinale cultivar Zhangliang chromosome 6A, Zo_v1.1, whole genome shotgun sequence, a single genomic region encodes these proteins:
- the LOC121995678 gene encoding zinc finger AN1 and C2H2 domain-containing stress-associated protein 16-like: MGTPAFPNLGKHCNVGDCRQLDFLPFTCDRCNQVFCLQHRSYINHRCPNANQKDVTVLICPLCAKGVRLVPDQDPNITWDSHVNTDCDPSNYQKATKKRRCPVPGCKEVLNLSNSIRCRDCSKEHCLKHRFGLDHSCSGPKKTDSGFPFVGLFSKSQKSPQNSTSTSSWWGSGLMNAVSNFRASAESGIQKFSNATTEAIQKAKTGIAESSSTGELVEQCVQCRARFSTVSALIDHVERSHRQTSKPAANRVTIDVCPKCSKGFRDPVALVEHVERDHGGTSLA; encoded by the exons ATGGGAACGCCGGCATTTCCTAATCTAGGGAAGCATTGTAACGTCGGAGACTGCCGACAGCTTGATTTCTTGCCATTCACCTGCGACCGATGCAATCAG GTGTTTTGTCTGCAACATAGAAGTTACATCAATCATCGATGCCCTAATGCCAATCAAAAGGATGTGACAGTTTTGATATGCCCTCTATGTGCCAAGGGAGTTCGTCTAGTCCCTGATCAAGACCCAAACATTACTTGGGATTCGCATGTTAATACTGATTGCGATCCTTCAAACTACCAGAAAGCAACCAAGAAAAGGCGTTGTCCTGTTCCTGGATGCAAAGAGGTGCTAAATTTGTCCAACTCTATCAGATGCAGAGATTGCAGTAAAGAGCACTGCTTGAAGCATAGATTTGGGCTCGATCACAGCTGCTCTGGGCCAAAAAAAACTGATTCTGGTTTCCCTTTTGTTGGCTTGTTCAGTAAGAGCCAAAAGTCACCACAAAATAGCACATCTACTTCCTCATGGTGGGGTTCTGGCTTAATGAATGCAGTTTCAAATTTCCGTGCCTCTGCTGAATCGGGTATACAGAAATTTAGTAATGCAACTACTGAAGCGATACAAAAGGCAAAAACTGGAATTGCAGAAAGCAGCAGCACTGGTGAGCTTGTGGAACAATGTGTTCAATGCCGAGCAAGGTTTTCAACTGTTTCTGCTTTGATTGACCATGTTGAGAGGTCTCATCGTCAAACTTCTAAACCAGCAGCCAACAGAGTGACAATTGATGTTTGCCCAAAATGTAGCAAAGGATTTAGGGATCCTGTAGCACTAGTAGAGCATGTTGAAAGAGACCATGGAGGAACTTCACTTGCATAA